In Penaeus vannamei isolate JL-2024 chromosome 40, ASM4276789v1, whole genome shotgun sequence, the genomic stretch TATAAATCTTCAAAGTTAATAGCATTAAGATTATATCTAACAGAATATTTGTGCAACTGTTCAGCTTATACATAGAGGCTGAAATTTGTATATTAAATATCAAGTAACAAACTTAATAAAAGCTAAATATCAAAAATATAGTAATCTTCATCACAAAGacacccccaagaaaaaaaagaaaaaaaaaaaataataactttcatTTATCACCTCTTTGTTTGTTGTCTTGTATTTCTTTTGCAAAGATAAAACTGAGCAAGACTTAAGGTCTGTCTTATCATCAAAGGTCATCATGTAATGCTGCATCCTGGGCGTACCCCTATAGGACCAGGTGCAAGTAATCTGCCACGAAAGCGGAGATAATCGTGTTGAAATTCTTAATGGTCGGGTAGTGAAGAGCCGATTCGTTGTCCGTATTTTTATGCCACACGGACGGGAAGGGGACTGGAATGACGTGAACAATAGGCACACCTGCAAGAACGGACAAAGAAATGTACATCACTGTCATAAAAATCATGCATGATATCTGATATCATAAGGAATATCTCTGGCCTTACATTTTAAGTTTatttaatgaagaagaagaagaagaatgactgtGTCCGTCTTCAAAaccatgaataaataaaggactGTCTGTTGTAATAGCCATTTTGATGTACTATTGTGTATAAAATAAGAACAATCCTtatttacttgtatgtatgttattGTCACTATATTCTGAAAATAAATATTGGTAATGTACACTAGTCCAACCATCATAGGGTCCTTTCCAAAAAATTGAATCACATGTTGCTTGAAATTGTTAACATTTATATTAAGGCATTATCACCAAGGGAGGGACTAGGAAAGGACTACTCTTTGTGgactcatatataatatatatataaataccattaCATTAGAGTGAATATTAGGTTCTCATTCAAAATAGGGAATTGGGGCAGCCAGGGATGGTAGGGGGGGAACGTGACTATTCTCTCCCTGTGGAATTCACTGTTTAGAGAATCCTCCGCAGATCAAATACCTCATTAAATTCCAATGCGAACTCACCTCTCTCCAAGAAGGGAATGTGATCATCTTCAATGTGCGAATTGTACAGCCTCTGCTGCTCGAACATGAACCGACGCCTGTTCAGGATTCCCAAGTCGTTCAGCCTCTGTTCATAGGACACAAGTCTAGTATACCAAGAATCCGTCTCAGGGAAGTAGCTGAAGAACCGGACATCTTCTGTCCCAATGAGGTCTAGGAGAACAAACAGGTCctgtgaataaaaaaatatctagtatcaaaagagaagaaaaaaattcaaatcacaggcatacacatacttacacatgaacaaatatgaaggaaggaagggggaaggatgggagaaaaggagggatagagggatagagagagagaaggagagagtgaagcaggatatggagatggagaaggagaaggagagagtgaagcaggagatggagaaggaggaggagagagggagagagagggagagggagagggagagagaaaggtggggggaaggagggaggaggacagtaaggtgaggaggagggaattaacaatgggagaaagggagggagggagaaggagaaggggaggaagggagaaggagaaggggaggaagggagaaggagaaggggaggaagggagagggagagagagaagagagacagggggagggggggaggggggaagagggaaagaaggaagggagaaagggagggagggaaagagggagggagggagaaggagaggaagaggaagggagggtgaaggagaggaagaggaagggagggtgaaggagaggaagaggaagggagggtgaaggagaggaagaggaagggagggtgaaggagaggaagaggaagggagggtgaaggagaggaagaggaagggagggtgaaggagaggaagaggaagggagggtgaaggagaggaagaggaagggagggtgaaggagaggaagaggaagggagggtgaaggagaggaagaggaagggagggtgaaggagaggaagaggaagggagggtgaaggagaggaagaggaagggagggtgaaggagaggaagaggaagggagggtgaaggagaggaagaggaagggagggtgaaggagaggaagaggaagggagggtgaaggagaggaagaggaagggagggtgaaggagaggaagaggaagggagggtgaaggagaggaagaggaagggagggtgaaggagaggaagaggaagggagggtgaaggagaggaagaggaagggagggtgaaggagaggaagaggaagggagggtgaaggagaggaagaggaagggagggtgaaggagaggaagaggaagggagggtgaaggagaggaagaggaagggagggtgaaggagaggaagaggaagggagggtgagagggtgagagagtgagagagagtgagagtgagtgagagtgagtgagagagagtgagagagagtgagagagagtgagagagagtgagagagagtgagagagagtgagagagagtgagtgtgagtgagtgtgagtgagtgtgagtgagtgtgagtgagtgtgagtgagtgagagagtgagagagtgagagagtgagagagtgagagagtgagagagtgagagagtgagagagagagagagagagagagagagagagagagagagaaaacatatatatcaataaatgtttATACAGTACTTACAATCCTATGCAAATGATTTGTTCCATCACGGTTCCCTTCTGGATACAGGCTTTGCTGCCACTTAGCCGCTAAATTCCTAGCACCATAAAGGGAGTCTGTCTTGGACCACCTTCGGAAAGCTTCCTCTCCATCAAAGAAGAGAAACTGCAAGGTCAAGTCTgattgctgaaaaaaaaaaaaaaaaaaagactagcgGTAACTACatgatgaaattatatatatatgaaaatagaaaagaaagttgaaagaaaaaaaaaaaacattacatggCATTCATGAGACACAATGATGAGCATTTATGTTACATCCGAATCAGAATAATCTACCTATAGCCTTCATAATGTTTTCCGAGGTGCAGTTACCTGAGGTTCCTATACCCCTGTGCTACATCCTATTAAACAAACGAAGCACATACATTGCTTAACTAACCACGCAGGCATGTAATGAAGACATGAGCAGTGGGTAAGTACGCCAGATGTCATTCTAGCAGCAAAGATGGTTTAAATATGAGAATGATTTAAACATCACTAGAACACAGGGGTAAAGGATTTCTTTAAATACAACTTTACTTCTCcattctttagaaaaaaaaaattccttctcAAATTACGCATCTTCTCCTTTCAACATTTTCCTATATTCCTCAGAAGCAGCCTTCCTCTGCTTCCCACaagttcttttttatttcttcttgaaGCTACCGAAAGCTCTTTGTGCCAATCGAAAATTATAGAGACATCAGAGTCCATCATTACCAGCCTTCCTTATTTTCTTGGAGGTTTCCTTGCATGAAAAACTTGCACAGAAGTAAACCCTTTGCAGTCCCTCCTCTATTACTACTTTCACTGTAAAACATCTGAAAGACCGTTTACACTCAAAAGGCAAAACCAATATACAGTCAAAAGCAATAAGAGATATATAATTCAGTGTCAGCCATGCAGAATGAAAGCCAAGAGGCATGGACCAACTTTCGCACCATTCATCGTAAAATGCTTGACAAAAGACAAACTCACTGCCAGAAATAAGGCCACATACAGCGGCTGTCCCTGAAATTGGGATTCCTGCACTATTCTCAGACACAAATATCATCGCGATCAGGAGCTCAGTGAATGCATTACATATGTCTAGTGTATGTCTAGGCATGAAAACTCCATGAAGAAGGCTAAACTAGGTGTGAACTACATCTCTCCTAGAAATAGGAGTGCATCtacaaactaaaagaaagaaagaaaggataatactgacaatggaaAAGACATTTTTCAGGAGCTCTTAGTTCTCATTCTTAATAGAGCTGAGGTGACGGATCCAGCCATCACAATTCTTCAGATCAGATTGCTGTTATGCCTTGAAGCCTGTTGCAGCTTTCTACTACCCTTAAGCTGCTATTGTCATTCAAGTCTTATGGATTCACGCAGTTGGAGGTGGTGTCTCTGATATTTGTAGAGATCAAGCAATTTCTACTATACATATCCTCTTCATGCACTGCACACCATGGACCCGCCATTGATATAAGTACACATCAGAATGTGTGAAAATATGTCAAAATGGAGCTCAATAAGCTGGGATTACCAATCATTTCCTATTTTCATATAATAGCCTAAATGAGAACTATACTTCTTACAgtctcagaaaagaaaaaaaaattgataactcATCTGAGACTAGAATACAATTCACAAATTCTCtcttgggagggagggtgagggagagttctataaatacatatattgtacatgaCTAATAAATCACAGACATATGTAAACACTAGTATTAAGTGTCAGTTGATTAGAATACTAAAAGAAAAGGCAAATTGCAGTCCTACAAAATACAGGGGCTAGTTGACAGTTTGTATCTTCTCAAGATTAAATGACTGGGTGACTTACATTTTATTCTGTTGGTTCAGGTGAGCTGTTTTATGTATGAAATAATTTCACCGAACAACGTGATCACTGTAACATTCACGGTAGAAAATAGAACATTTTCTTAATATCATGCATTCTAATTTCATGTGGAGGGAATCTCAGTGAAAAGCAAAGCATAATCAACATTCAGTGTTAAATGTTCAGAGTGTGAGCCATGTCACACAAGTGATCGTAccctgggttgggttgggttgggttgggttgggttatctggttgtgttgtgttgtgttgagtTGAGATGAGTTGGACTGGGTTGCGTTGAGCCGAGTTGCGGTtgagttgagttgggttgagttagAATAGGTTAAGCTCGTTTAGAATTAGGAGCCAGAGAACATAGGTGCTTGGGAACACATGTACGCACCCACCAAGGGCCGAACTGTACACCACTCATTAAAAAACAACGTCAGAGGGAAGACATACTCACTACCAATGGGACAAAAGAAAGCTTGAAATTTTTCATTGGCATTGCACAACATCTAATTTGCCATAAACACTTTCTTGGCACCTGTGGTTCCGTGGTCATATTGGAGGCTTCAGTGTTTTCAATGCCTTTTGTAAAGCTTTTGAGTTTTCTGAGTTTTTTCTTGAGCACCGATTTACGACATTTTTTTCCtggctttcccctcttcttcttgcaCTACAAACAGAGCAAAAGTGTCTTAACATTTCTTCAGCGTATATTGCAAATAGGTCTCAGTGTATATTTCAAATGGGTTTCAGCGTACTAGTGTCAATGATAGTACCCTGTGTATCTCCTTTACTAATCAGTCTATCAATTTTGTTATGAAAATATGTTAAATCAGAATCTCTCctgtttttacttcttccttaaCCCCTAAATGACATTACACACCAAAGTGTCACAATTACACATGACCTTTAACACAGGCATTTTACAATAGTTTCTCCCTATCAATCTATCACAAtttcttgagttttttttctttgctttctgtaGCCTCATGTTATATAGCACGGCTGTACATAGGTCAGTGTGGTAAAAAGGACAAAAGACTAAGTCCTTTTAATTGCTTATACTTCCATTTCTGAATTATATAGTTCTTTGGCATATTCCTTTCTTCTGGCCTTTGTATCTGTGGAGCTACCTCATCTGTTAGAGGtttaaagaaagacaaacaaaaatactaGTCATCCCCAAGACTAAGGTAAAATGTTAATTACAAACAAAGGATTGACGGTGCATCATAATTCCAAAGGCAGTGCTGTATATTATACTTGTGTCTATTGCATTTTCAAGAAAAGTTTTCACAGGATACCGTATGCATTATTTCTGTATTGCATTTAAGAGGCTAAAGGATTACAATTAAAGTTTCAAGTACAGTGTAGCATTAATCAAATTAAAATTAACTctagaaaaggtttgaatgagaatgaatatcttcacaataaagagatattcattttcatttgcaccttttctacatttattgcAATGAATACTAAAATAAACTGCATAATGTAGCAAAGGATGCTATTTCACTTTCATAATCATGAAACAATGTCTTAAAATCCTCAATAAAATTAATAGAAGTCTGCttccttcatacatatataaaatctacTCATATGGTTTCCAAACTGAATCTATAAATCATATCATTTGTTAAATAATTGCAACATCCGTATATGCCAGAACAGGACATAAAACATATTTTTACAAGTAACATTTCCTGTGACTTTTTCTAACATGATCCACAGCATTACCACGATTGTTCAGAGTGTTTCCATGACTAAAAGCATTTCCTTCAGTATCACATTTCTACCGctcagaaacaaaaggaaaatctgAAAGTGTTGGTAATGCTTTGACACAGCTACTACAGGTGAAAGAAAGCATTTTTGTTCCCAGAGCAGGAAAAATCACAAGAGAAAAGGGGGACCTGCGCCCGGCAAGAGCATGCTTGGTTCTCCACTCTGATGCAGcacaggggaaaaaaatataaaaaataaaaataatggaaaatgattaagaaatggaataaaaataagacaaaagtatcttatgaagcaaataaagaaaagtaaagaaaaggcaagaaagacggaaagaacaCCTGCCTACCGTCTGCCGAAAGTCATCCAGACTCTTGCCCAAGACCTTTGCAAGGTGCAGCATCATGGCACAAGGCACTGCTGAGTCGGTGGCGCCCACAAAGACACCCTCGCGGTCCAGCTTTGAGTCGTAGTGACATGCCAGGACTAGGCGACGGGGGGCTTCGGGGTCCAGGGTCGCCACCACATTTGTGAAGTTTTTTCTTCCAATGGGGGTGTTGTTGGCAAACTGGTCCTCCTCGATCGCCCAGCCCAGGTTCTGCATCGTGTTTATCAGGTGCTGGAAGAGAATTGCAACTTTAATTTTtattcccttgtgtgtgtgtgtgtgtgtgtgtgtgtgtgtgtgtgtgtgtgtgtgtgtgtgtgtgtgtgtgtgtgtgtgtgtgtgtgtgtgtgtgtgtgtgtgtgtgtgtgtgtgtgtggcataaagAAAGTACCACCTCAATGTAAGAATTTCTTTTTAGAATGATTACGTCTAGTCTGTGGCTATACATGAAATAAAATGCACTAGGTCCACAGACTTAGTGGAGGGCCCCTTTATGTTCAAAATCAAAACTGGGTCTTTTGAAGAAATTcctacaaacaaaaaagtaaattagATCATGTGCGGAAGACTGAACTTTGCACAAACAAAGAAGTAAATTAGATCATGTGCGGAAGACTGAACTTTGCACAGTATTTATTCTACATTGCCATCCACGTTAAACTTCTGAAATATTTTGCTTTTGCTGTGAGAGGTGATCTTGCCTCATCCAAGGAAATGTGGAATGACGGCTCTAAAATGGGCACATATGgaattgggagaggaggaggaggaggaggaggaggaggaggaggaggagaaggaggaggaggaggaattgggagaggaggaggaggaggaagaggagaaggaattgggagaggaagtggaggaggaggaagaggaagaggaagaggaggaggaggaggaggaggaggaattgggagaggaggaggaggaggaggagaaggaattgggagaggaggaggaggaagtggaggaggagggggaggagggggaagtggaggaggaggaggaggaggaggaggaggaggaggaggaggagaagaagaagaagaagaagaagaagaagaagaagaagaagaagaagaagaagaagaagaagaagaagaagaagaagaagaagaagaaggagctagaattgggagaggaggaggaagaggaaggggaggaggaattgggagaggaggaggaggaggaggaggaggaggagttggaagaggagaggaagtggaggaggaggaggaggagttggaagaggagaggaagtggaggaggaggagaaaaaatgaggaattggaggaggaggaagaggacgaggaagaagaagaaaaagagaagaaaaagaaaagagaagagaagagaagaaaaagagaagagaagaaaaagagaagagaagagaagagaagagaagagaagagaaaaagaagaagaaggcagtgAAGGAAGGAgttggaaaaagaggagggggaggaagaggaggaagagttggaagatgaagaaatagaagctggaaaagaaaaatgaagaaaaagaaagagaaaataagaagaaaaagaaagagaaaataagaagaaaaagaaagagaaaataaaatgtaaaagaaagaggaaataagaagaaaaagaaagagaaaataagaagaaaaaaaacgataaaaaccgaaaaacagaaaaacaaaataaagaagatagcaaaaaaaaaaagtaaaagaaaaaagccaaaaaaaaagcaaaaaaaaaaaaaaaaaaaaaaaaagtaaaaaaaagttattcagATGCCTTCCTTACCTCCCGTACCCTCGCGTGGCTCTCAGTGCCCACTACCCTGGGCACGAGAATGGGGTTCAGCACTTTACGGAAATAATTCATGTCCGTTAATGCCCCAATTTTCCTGAGTTCTGCATCACTGAGACCCATTCCTTCATGTTCAGtctggaaaagagaaaatgaggtttattattatcattattgttattatttatttattattattattattattattcattatcgttattattattgttattattgttattattccttcatGTTCAGtctggaaaagagaaaatgggttaATATCAATGGCGTGATGTATATgtgaggtttattattattatcatcattattgttattattattattattattattattattattatcattattattattactattgttattattatcattatcattatcattattattatcattattatcattatcattattatcattatcactatcattaccaatatcatcatcattatcattattattattattattattattaatataataatgatcatttcacGGATGGCAGGTATTTCGTCGTTTTCTGAAAATTCACACACACTGATAAACAAATTAAACAAGTAgtcataaacaaacagataaataaacatacacataaacaaacaacaggaaattaaaatataaaaacattcgTGAGCgcataatcaaacaaacacacgcatatataaaagcaaacaaacaaacaaacacacgcacacgcacacataaaaacaaacagacacatgcacactcacatttaaaaacaaacagacacatgcacactcacatttaacaacaaacaaacacgcacacgcacatataacaagcaaacacgcacacgcacatataaaacaaacaaacacgcacatataaaaacaaacacagaacacgcacttataaaacaaacaaacacgcacacgcacatataaaaacaaacaaacacaggaacacgcacatataaaaacaaacaaacacaggaacacgcacatacaaaaaacaaacaaacacaggaacacgcacatataaaaacaaacaaacacacatgaaaataaccgcgcacactcaaacaaacaaaaaaacatttgcgcttacatacacacgcatgcacacacaaacggacgcacagacacacacgaaatgAAGAAAAACGTGCAGAcggtaaacatttatcgagttgccagatgcattcttcCTACTACGGATATTTCATGTACATTCGTACTTGTATTGGATATCTATTACACTGCACTACCCActtatccaagatggcttttgatatcttatatcatattccaaaatactattTACccgttggaaaaaaaaaaaaaaaaaccggtacagtaaaatagcaagccgtcaaccgcgatcattcccattacgtcacagaaaatgggcggagcttagaggcctgtctcgcctccgatcacgaaaCACCaaaattgccaccggaaaagatgcctcaGATGTCGTGggcgttgccatggaaacctcTCATCTCATGTGAAATTAATGACCTTTTCTTTGAGATTGAAAACCCCGGGGGCACGTGGAATCCTAGCTGTTCGGTTTGGTAATTactactatatgtgtgtgtatgtgtatgtgtgtgtgtaggtgtgtgtgtaggtgtgtgtgtaggtgtgtgtgtaggtgtgtgtgtaggtgtgtgtgtgtgtgtgtgtgtgtgtgtgtgtgtgtgtgtgtgtgtgtgtgtgtgtgtgtgtgtgtgtgtgtgtgtgtgtgtgtgtgtgtgtgtgtgcgtgcgtctctccctccctctctctgccaggtagttggtgataataattaccaaATAATTGACAGCTTGTTGTGTATAATCACGTGCTAATTAACAAGCTACTGAGGattaattaaatcaaattaaaacATCATTTACAAGCGTTGCATTCCACCAACGTATCACTGTATCTCGATCTTTTGATAATACATTCGTTTGAACTCCCTAAACGCCATCTTcatgttgatatataaatattttttttctattctcgttTCCGTTTGTTAatgttctctttattattattattccgtttctttattattattccgaGTTCTGTTTTCGATTACGTTCGGTTTCTCTTCTTAGTTCTTTAGTGAATTCCAAATTCTGTTTATATTTACGCTCGctgatgttttcttcttttaaaaaaaTCGTTTACGCTTGttcatttcctattttcatttctttgtcttattcctaTATCTATTTTCGTTTacgcattcatatgtgtgtgtgtgtgtgtgtaggtgtgtgtgtgtgtaggtgtgtgtgtgtgtgtgtgtgtgtgtgtgtgtgtgtgtgtgtgtgtgtgtaggtgtgtgtgtgtgtaggtgtgtgtgtgtgtaggtgtgtgtgtgtgtaggtgtgtgtgtgtgtgtgtgtgtgtgtgtttgtgtgtgtgtaggtgtg encodes the following:
- the LOC113822957 gene encoding glutaminyl-peptide cyclotransferase isoform X1: MQVVLPSGRMLPRWSCVALLYTLATLNGIHGEEKCEKRSRAVWYNARTEHEGMGLSDAELRKIGALTDMNYFRKVLNPILVPRVVGTESHARVREHLINTMQNLGWAIEEDQFANNTPIGRKNFTNVVATLDPEAPRRLVLACHYDSKLDREGVFVGATDSAVPCAMMLHLAKVLGKSLDDFRQTCKKKRGKPGKKCRKSVLKKKLRKLKSFTKGIENTEASNMTTEPQVPRKCLWQIRCCAMPMKNFKLSFVPLVQSDLTLQFLFFDGEEAFRRWSKTDSLYGARNLAAKWQQSLYPEGNRDGTNHLHRIDLFVLLDLIGTEDVRFFSYFPETDSWYTRLVSYEQRLNDLGILNRRRFMFEQQRLYNSHIEDDHIPFLERGVPIVHVIPVPFPSVWHKNTDNESALHYPTIKNFNTIISAFVADYLHLVL
- the LOC113822957 gene encoding glutaminyl-peptide cyclotransferase isoform X2; amino-acid sequence: MQVVLPSGRMLPRWSCVALLYTLATLNGIHGEEKCEKRSRAVWYNARTEHEGMGLSDAELRKIGALTDMNYFRKVLNPILVPRVVGTESHARVREHLINTMQNLGWAIEEDQFANNTPIGRKNFTNVVATLDPEAPRRLVLACHYDSKLDREGVFVGATDSAVPCAMMLHLAKVLGKSLDDFRQTQSDLTLQFLFFDGEEAFRRWSKTDSLYGARNLAAKWQQSLYPEGNRDGTNHLHRIDLFVLLDLIGTEDVRFFSYFPETDSWYTRLVSYEQRLNDLGILNRRRFMFEQQRLYNSHIEDDHIPFLERGVPIVHVIPVPFPSVWHKNTDNESALHYPTIKNFNTIISAFVADYLHLVL